The region TGCTGCCTTATGTGGCGTTAGTTGCTGGCGAGTTTTTAATTGGTTTAATCTTGGGATTTGCCTGTTCGTTTGTTTTTTACGGAATACAGATGGCTGGCTCACTTTTAGATACCCAGATTGGGTTTGGCATTGTCAATGTTATGGATCCTCAATTTGGCCAGCAGGTTCCGCTTGTCGGCAATTTTAAATACATTTTGGCATTGGTAGTATTTTTGGCGACCAATAGCCACCATATTTTTCTGTCGGCTGTGTTTTACAGTTTTAAACTTGTCCCGGTAACTAAGGGAGTATTTAGTCCTAATATGTCAAACATCGTAGTTGATATGGTTGCCGGTATTTTTATAGTCGCATTTAAAATTAGCCTACCGGTATTGGTGTCTTTAGTGCTTACCGATGTGGCACTGGGTATTTTGGCGCGTACCATGCCTCAGATGAATATTTTTGTTGTTGGCGTGCCGGGCAAGATCATTGTCGGCATTTTTGTACTATCTTTGGCTTTACCATTTTATATAGGTTTTTTGGAGGTAATTTTCAGTGGCGCTTTCCATGATATTTATCGCCTTCTGGATGGCTTCGCACCAATCGACAGATAGCCGGTATAAATTGGCTGGCTTCGATTTGCAGTTGTTTAGCGGCGAAAAAACAGAGGAAGCTACTCCTAAACGTAAAGAAGAAGCCAAGAAAAAAGGACAAGTGGCCAAAAGTACGGAAATTAGTGCAGTATTTGTAATCTTGGCTGCTTTCTATACACTCAAGCTGTTGGGGGCTAATTTATATTTAGAATTAGCAGGCTATATGACGGAAATATTTTCTACTTTGACTACAACAGATTTTACCATTAACTCTGTTCAAATATTATTTCTAAACTTGAGTCTAGTTCTTTTAAAAACAGTATTGCCTGTTCTTTTGGTTATTTTGGTAACATCGCTGGCTATTAACTACATGCAAGTTGGCTTTATTTTTTCGACTGAAACATTAATGCCGAATTTTAATAAGATTGATCCTTTATCTGGCTTCCAGCGGCTGTTTTCTAAGCGATCGCTTGTTGAACTTTTAAAGGCTCTTTTTAAGGTGACCATTATCGGTTACTTTATTTACCGGTTTGCGATTATCGAGACAGATGCTATTCCTAAATTTATTAGTATGGAGTTGATAGATTCCCTTAAATTAGCCGGTTCTTTAATAATTGATTTAGCATTTCAAATTCTTAGCGTAATGCTGGTCCTGGCTGCTTTTGACTATTTTTACCAATGGTGGGAGCACAACCAGAGTCTTAAAATGTCTAAGCAAGAAGTAAAGGAAGAATTTAAGCAGACTGAGGGCAACCCACAAATCAAAGGGAAAATTAAGGAAAAGCAGCGGGCTATTGCCATGCGCCGGATGATGCAGGAAATACCTAAGGCGGACGTCGTAGTTACCAACCCTACTCATTTGGCTATAGCTTTAAAATATGACAAGACTATGTCAGCCCCGGTAGTTTTGGCTAAGGGCCAAGATTTTCTGGCTGAGCGAATTAAACAAGTTGCGCGGGAAAATAGGGTGGCAGTGGTGGAAAACAAACCGCTGGCTCGTGCATTGTATCCGGTTGTACAAATTGGTGATGCTATTCCACCCGAATTGTACCAGGCGGTTGCAGAAGTACTGGCTTATGTATATCGCTTAAAAAAACGCCTGTCCTAGTTGAAGGAGCGAATAAATAATGGCTGCTCAACAACCAACGCTGTTTGCAGGTCTGGCAAAATACAGTGATATTCTCATAGCGGTGGCCATTATTACTATTGTAGTAATGATGATTATCCCGCTACCGGCGCTGCTTTTAGATTTGCTATTAACACTTAACATTACTTTAGCCTTAATTATTGTAATGGTAGCCATCTATAATGTAGAGCCTTTGGAGTTTTCCGTATTTCCATCACTACTTTTAATAACTACGTTATTCCGGCTGGCGCTTAATGTCTCCTCAACCCGTCTTATTTTGCTTGACGGCCATGCCGGGGAAGTAATTGCCGCTTTCGGTAATTTCGTAGTTGGCGGTAACGCCGTGGTTGGCTTTATAGTATTTATTATTTTAATTATTATTCAATTTATTGTAATTACCAGAGGCGCCGAACGGGTTGCCGAAGTTGCGGCCCGGTTTACATTGGATGCTATGCCCGGAAAGCAGATGAGTATTGACGCTGACCTTAACGCCGGCCTTATTAGTGATAAAGAAGCCCGGGAACGCCGGAAGAACATCCAGCGGGAAGCTGACTTCTATGGCGCAATGGACGGTGCGAGCAAGTTTGTTAAAGGCGATGCTATTGCTGCAATTATTATTATAGTGATTAATATTGTCGGCGGCTTTGTTATTGGCATGCTGCAGCGTAATTTGGATGTTGTGCAGGCGCTGCATACTTATACCCTGTTAACTGTTGGCGAGGGGCTGGTTAATCAGATACCGGCATTGTTAATTTCGACAGCTACCGGTATTGTCGTAACCAGGGCGGCTTCTGAAGCTAACTTGGGCAAAGACATTACCAGTCAGATAATCACCAATCCCCGTGTATTCTTTATAGCCTCCGGTGTATTAGCCATACTAGGCATTATTCCCGAGTTGCCGGGCATACCATTTTTTCTCCTTAGCATTATAACGGGAGGGATCGGTTATGCCCTTATCAAAACTCAACAGTCCGAGGTTCAGATGGAAATGTCGCAGCAGGAAGAAAAGGAAAAAGCAGAAGTGCGCAAACCGGAAAATATTGTTTCTTTACTGCAGGTCGATCCTATGGAACTTGAGATTGGTTACAGTTTAATTCCCTTGGTTGATGTCAGCCAGGGGGGAGATTTATTGGACAGGGTGGTTATGATTCGCCGTCAATGCGCGTTGGAACTTGGACTAATAGTTCCAACCATCCGGATTCGCGATAATATTCAACTTAAACCTAATGTCTATGTAATAAAGCTAAAAGGTATTGAAATTGCAAGAGGTGAATTGATGCTTGATCACTTCTTGGCTATGGATTCAGGTTCAGTCTTTGAGACGGTACCAGGCATTGAAACTGTCGAACCGGCTTTTGGTCTGCCTGCACTATGGATTCAGGAAGCTTATCGTGAGCAAGCGGAGCTTGCCGGCTACACTGTGGTTGACCCTGTGTCAGTATTGGCGACACATCTAACTGAGATTATTAAATTGCATGCGGCTGAGATTCTGGGTCGCCAAGAAGTACAGACTTTAATCGAATCTGTTAAGCAGAACAATACAGCAGTTGTTGATGAATTAACGCCAAACCTTATGTCGCTAGGAGAAATTCAAAAAGTACTTGGTAATTTATTGCGGGAAAAAGTATCTATTAGAGACTTGGTGACCATTTTCGAAACACTGGCTGATTATGCTCAATTAACTAAAGACACTGAGATTTTGACTGAGTATGTTCGTCACGCGCTGGCTCGTCAAATATCCCGGCAATTTGTTAATAACAATATTTTGACGTGTCTTACTGTTGACCCGCAGCTCGAAAATACAATTGTTAATTCTGTGCAACGAACTGAACAAGGCTCATATGTCGGATTAGAGCCACAAATGGTGCAGGCTGTCATAAAAAGCCTTACCAATGAACTTCCTAAACTAACTAATATGGGCTATCAGCCGGTAGTTCTTACAAGCCCAGGCGCCAGACTATATTTTCGTAAGTTGACAGAACGTGTGGCGCCAAATTTAGCAGTTTTGTCATATGCTGAACTCGAAGCCAAAACTGAAGTGCAGGCACTAGGGATGGTGAGATTGTAGCTTGAAAGTCAAACTATTTACAGCACAAAATATGGCTGAAGCAATGATTCAGGTTAAACAGGATTTAGGCCGGGAAGCTGTTATTTTGCATACTCGCCGTTTTAGAAAAGGTGGCATTATGGGATTTTTTGGCAAAGAAATGGTGGAAGTTATGGCTGCCGTAGATTCTCCCGCAGCTACCCCTGCTGAAACGAAGGTACCTGTAGTCATGCCGGCTATTGCTTCTGACGATACCCAGATAACGGCATTGCAGCTTGAAATGTCCAATATGCGCAAAATGATGGAGCAAATGTTATGTAAACTATCGAAAGGGGATAAACAGTCCTCACCGCTTATGGATTTATTAATAAAAAATGATATTGAGCCGGCTATTGCTGCTAATCTCGTGAAAGGATTGCCTGATGAAAAATCAATTGTTGGCAGCGACCAAGGCATTGTTCATAAACTTCTATTAGACCGGATAAGTAATTACTTGCGAAAAGTTGATGGTATTGATGTAACATCTGCAGGATGCAAAGCGGTAGCTCTAATCGGACCGACTGGCGTCGGCAAGACTACAACAATTGCAAAGTTGGCGGCAAACTTTGCATTAAAGGAAGGTTATAAAGTTGCGTTAGTTACAGCTGATACTTATCGTATTGCCGCAGTTGAGCAGTTAAAGATTTATGGTGATATCATTGGTGTGCCGATAGAAATTGTATATTCACCAGATGAGCTTAAAGCCGCGCTGTACCGCCACAATGACAAAAACTTGATTTTAATTGATACTGCGGGCCGTAGCCCGAGCAATCAGTACCAATTGGCCGAGTTGCAGGCGCTTTTGTCAGTAGATCCGTATATTGAAACACATCTTGTTTTGAGTACTACAACTAAATATAAAGATGCGCTGGAAATAGTAAATAAGTTTTCGATTTGTTCTCCGCAAAAATTTTTGTTTACTAAAGTTGATGAAGCAAGCAATCTGGGTACTATCTTGAATTTACTGTATCATTTTCCGGCAACTTTATCTTATGTGACTACCGGACAGAGTGTTCCTGACGACATTGAGTTAGCTAACTCTAACAAATTGGCAAATATGATTTTGAGGAATTGACATGAGTGATCAAGCCGAAAAACTACGTCAAATGACACTAAATTCTTCAACTCCCAAGAGTCCGATTATTAAGCAAAGCCTGAAAAGCCGGGTAATAACTGTTACCAGCGGTAAAGGCGGGGTGGGAAAAACCAATTTTACCGTAAACTTGGCGCTGGCTTTGGCGGCTCTTGGGCAAAAGGTATTGGTAATTGACGCCGACTTGGGTATGGCTAATGTTGAGGTTGTTCTGGGGTGTTCCGCTTCTTATAGCATTCTTAATTTGTTGGAAAATGGGTTGAAGCTTACTGATGTTGTCGCCGAAGGCCCACGTGGTATTAAGTTTATGGCCGGAGGTTCAGGCATATATCATTTGGCTAACTTGAGTGATGCCCATCTTAAGCATATTGTGTCTCAAATATCTTTGTTTGATCATTGGGCTGATTTCGTTCTGATAGACACAG is a window of Sporomusaceae bacterium ACPt DNA encoding:
- the flhA gene encoding Flagellar biosynthesis protein FlhA translates to MAAQQPTLFAGLAKYSDILIAVAIITIVVMMIIPLPALLLDLLLTLNITLALIIVMVAIYNVEPLEFSVFPSLLLITTLFRLALNVSSTRLILLDGHAGEVIAAFGNFVVGGNAVVGFIVFIILIIIQFIVITRGAERVAEVAARFTLDAMPGKQMSIDADLNAGLISDKEARERRKNIQREADFYGAMDGASKFVKGDAIAAIIIIVINIVGGFVIGMLQRNLDVVQALHTYTLLTVGEGLVNQIPALLISTATGIVVTRAASEANLGKDITSQIITNPRVFFIASGVLAILGIIPELPGIPFFLLSIITGGIGYALIKTQQSEVQMEMSQQEEKEKAEVRKPENIVSLLQVDPMELEIGYSLIPLVDVSQGGDLLDRVVMIRRQCALELGLIVPTIRIRDNIQLKPNVYVIKLKGIEIARGELMLDHFLAMDSGSVFETVPGIETVEPAFGLPALWIQEAYREQAELAGYTVVDPVSVLATHLTEIIKLHAAEILGRQEVQTLIESVKQNNTAVVDELTPNLMSLGEIQKVLGNLLREKVSIRDLVTIFETLADYAQLTKDTEILTEYVRHALARQISRQFVNNNILTCLTVDPQLENTIVNSVQRTEQGSYVGLEPQMVQAVIKSLTNELPKLTNMGYQPVVLTSPGARLYFRKLTERVAPNLAVLSYAELEAKTEVQALGMVRL
- the flhF gene encoding Flagellar biosynthesis protein FlhF gives rise to the protein MKVKLFTAQNMAEAMIQVKQDLGREAVILHTRRFRKGGIMGFFGKEMVEVMAAVDSPAATPAETKVPVVMPAIASDDTQITALQLEMSNMRKMMEQMLCKLSKGDKQSSPLMDLLIKNDIEPAIAANLVKGLPDEKSIVGSDQGIVHKLLLDRISNYLRKVDGIDVTSAGCKAVALIGPTGVGKTTTIAKLAANFALKEGYKVALVTADTYRIAAVEQLKIYGDIIGVPIEIVYSPDELKAALYRHNDKNLILIDTAGRSPSNQYQLAELQALLSVDPYIETHLVLSTTTKYKDALEIVNKFSICSPQKFLFTKVDEASNLGTILNLLYHFPATLSYVTTGQSVPDDIELANSNKLANMILRN
- the flhB gene encoding Flagellar biosynthetic protein FlhB, whose protein sequence is MALSMIFIAFWMASHQSTDSRYKLAGFDLQLFSGEKTEEATPKRKEEAKKKGQVAKSTEISAVFVILAAFYTLKLLGANLYLELAGYMTEIFSTLTTTDFTINSVQILFLNLSLVLLKTVLPVLLVILVTSLAINYMQVGFIFSTETLMPNFNKIDPLSGFQRLFSKRSLVELLKALFKVTIIGYFIYRFAIIETDAIPKFISMELIDSLKLAGSLIIDLAFQILSVMLVLAAFDYFYQWWEHNQSLKMSKQEVKEEFKQTEGNPQIKGKIKEKQRAIAMRRMMQEIPKADVVVTNPTHLAIALKYDKTMSAPVVLAKGQDFLAERIKQVARENRVAVVENKPLARALYPVVQIGDAIPPELYQAVAEVLAYVYRLKKRLS
- the fliR gene encoding Flagellar biosynthetic protein FliR, whose translation is MDLFTLMQSQIGFFLLIFARMSGLFSSAPVFGARNIPVMVKAGLSLILSYILLPLLVRPNIIVPDALLPYVALVAGEFLIGLILGFACSFVFYGIQMAGSLLDTQIGFGIVNVMDPQFGQQVPLVGNFKYILALVVFLATNSHHIFLSAVFYSFKLVPVTKGVFSPNMSNIVVDMVAGIFIVAFKISLPVLVSLVLTDVALGILARTMPQMNIFVVGVPGKIIVGIFVLSLALPFYIGFLEVIFSGAFHDIYRLLDGFAPIDR
- the ylxH gene encoding Flagellum site-determining protein YlxH, giving the protein MSDQAEKLRQMTLNSSTPKSPIIKQSLKSRVITVTSGKGGVGKTNFTVNLALALAALGQKVLVIDADLGMANVEVVLGCSASYSILNLLENGLKLTDVVAEGPRGIKFMAGGSGIYHLANLSDAHLKHIVSQISLFDHWADFVLIDTGAGLSRNVLNFVMAADEVIIITTPEPTAITDAYAMMKAYAGQNGVAPLRLVVNRILDQDEGQMVVDKLMRVSQRFLEISINNLGYVYEDRNMIKAVKSQVPLLMSFPETISSRCIENIAQRLLYGENIPQPHGVKGFFYKFLKFMW